Proteins from a genomic interval of Desulfobacteraceae bacterium:
- a CDS encoding aspartate kinase, producing MALIVQKFGGTSVANLNRIQHVAKRVTQTYDQGNDVVVILSAMAGVTDSIIQLAHQVATLPDKRELDVLLATGEQTTAALLAMMLKEMNYPAQSLLGFQVKVLTDDRFGNARIRDIGGGPIPDLLQRRNIVVVAGFQGSDDNGNITTLGRGGSDTSAVAIAAALKADMCEIYTDVDGIYTADPNICQRARKLHTISYEEMLEMASLGAKVLQIRSVEFAKKYGVPIHVRSSFVDEEGTMVVEEDSYMERVVVSGVTCDKRQARITLVQVPDRPGIAHKIFAPIAEAGILVDMIIQTSPAGGRNDITFTVPQTDYPQAMQIEERVAAEIGAKGVQGRDDIAKVSVTGLGMKSHSGVATKMFAALASENINIRLISTSEIRISCVIDEKYAELAVRVLHSAFELDREPPQPGQGASGGASACCA from the coding sequence ATGGCCCTCATCGTTCAAAAGTTCGGCGGCACCTCGGTGGCCAATCTCAACCGCATTCAGCACGTGGCCAAGCGGGTCACTCAGACCTACGACCAGGGCAACGACGTGGTGGTGATTCTCTCGGCCATGGCCGGGGTAACCGACAGCATCATCCAACTGGCCCACCAGGTGGCCACTCTTCCCGACAAGCGTGAACTCGATGTTCTCCTGGCCACCGGCGAGCAGACCACGGCGGCGCTCTTGGCCATGATGCTCAAGGAGATGAACTACCCCGCCCAGTCCCTGCTGGGGTTCCAGGTCAAGGTGCTCACCGACGACAGGTTCGGCAACGCCCGGATTCGCGACATCGGCGGCGGACCGATTCCCGATCTCTTGCAACGGCGCAATATCGTGGTGGTGGCGGGCTTCCAGGGCAGTGACGACAACGGCAACATCACCACCCTGGGCCGCGGCGGCTCGGACACCTCGGCGGTCGCTATCGCCGCCGCCCTCAAGGCCGATATGTGCGAAATCTACACCGATGTCGACGGCATCTACACGGCGGATCCCAACATCTGCCAGAGGGCGCGCAAACTTCACACCATCTCCTATGAGGAGATGTTGGAGATGGCCAGCCTCGGGGCCAAGGTGCTCCAAATCCGTTCGGTGGAATTTGCCAAAAAATATGGTGTGCCGATTCACGTGCGATCGTCCTTTGTGGACGAGGAGGGTACCATGGTGGTGGAGGAGGATTCCTACATGGAAAGAGTTGTCGTCTCCGGTGTGACCTGTGACAAGCGTCAAGCCCGCATCACCCTGGTGCAGGTACCCGACCGGCCCGGGATCGCCCACAAGATCTTCGCCCCCATCGCCGAAGCCGGCATCCTGGTGGACATGATCATTCAGACCTCCCCCGCCGGCGGGCGCAACGACATCACCTTTACCGTTCCACAAACCGATTACCCCCAGGCCATGCAGATCGAAGAGCGGGTGGCGGCGGAGATCGGTGCCAAGGGCGTTCAGGGCCGGGACGACATCGCCAAGGTGTCGGTGACCGGGCTGGGCATGAAAAGCCACTCGGGTGTCGCCACCAAGATGTTCGCGGCGTTGGCCAGCGAAAATATCAACATCCGGCTGATCAGCACCTCGGAAATCCGGATTTCGTGCGTAATCGACGAAAAATATGCAGAGCTGGCGGTTCGTGTGCTGCACTCCGCTTTCGAGCTGGACCGGGAGCCGCCGCAGCCAGGGCAGGGGGCATCCGGCGGCGCCTCAGCTTGCTGCGCTTGA